A stretch of DNA from Kazachstania africana CBS 2517 chromosome 3, complete genome:
GATAAAGCTAACTCGTCTCCTAATAATTTTACCAGATCCAGTTCTACGTCTTTTTCAGAGAATTCtgaattcttcaacagaCTAGCCACACAGTCACACCTTTCAATTACACTTACcaactttttgaattcGACAGCAGAATTTTCATTCGACCTTTGATCTTGAATTAAACATTCTTTGACACCTAACTGAATTAAAAAACTTTCCACATTAGAATAAACTTCATTATCTACGATGTCTAACAtaccaattttaaaatttgaagtatCAATGAAAGCAACACCAATAACATTATTTCCATCTTTAGAATTCTGTTGTAGCTTCAATGATGCAATAACGATCGATTGTTCAAtgttcaaattcattagtTCAGAAACTTGTTCTATATTACCTGGTGACGCACTTTTTAGTAATTTCCAGTTTTTATCGTATATTTCGACCTTGTAACCTGAGTCTAATAGACACACCTTGAGTAAATTGCTTAGAACCTGCTGTGAAATTGTAACGTATTGTGGTGGTTCATTCTTGAACCCCTTCAAAGTTATCTGATCAACATTACAGTTCTTCAACACAGACTGTGTATGATATATGTTTTCGGCAACAAATACTGCATCTGAACCTACAACCGTGTAATACTCTCCTTTGTCAACTATGCGGATTTTGGTGGATGGTTTTTCAGGTAAGGAGTTGAACCTTCTATAAAAACCTCTCTCCTCTGACACGtcagaaaatttcagtTCTGGCCTTGTAGCAGACATGTAGCGTATAAACTTATTCTTAACCACCTGAATGTTTTTGAGTTGAAACAATGAGAATCCTAAATGGTTTTGTATTATATATTGGCGATGCGATATCAAACACGCGTaaagaatttaataaaattataacGCGTAAATACCTTTCAACGTAATGATAGCCGTGTTATTTTAGGATATGTATACTGTAtaagaatatttaaatgTGTCATTGACCTCTTGGGTTACATTTCCATCAAGAATGTATGTGTGACTCGGTTATTAAGCGTTTAGCTTTGTTTAATGAATGTGATagaaattgatttctttcatGTTCCTCTTCCAGTGATCGCTTTAATTCGTTAACTTCTTCATTGAGAAAACTGCTTGTTTTTACAGCTGACGCATAGCTGGCTACTACTTGATCTAAAAACTTTGGCGAGgcaatttcttgataaaaCTTCGAAACTTGCTTTTCTATGGTATTGAGCTTTGCCTCTATTGTAAGTTTATTAGCGGAGATTATATCTGCCAAGCTATGCATACTGTTCAagcttttcaaatataagtCGTAGTCACATATGGTGTCTTCACTGACACAATCTCTAAAGGCACACATTAATTGTGACATAAACTGTAATGACTCTGATCTGTAACAATCAATCAATTGGACCGAATATTTTAATCGTTGTATTTCCTTACGATGATCCAAGACTTTTAGCCTTTCATTATGATAAGCATCctgtaattttttatttgtttgtttcaaataattaattGTATCTTTATAATCTGATAAGACAACATCTTCACCATATTGTGCCAATTTTTTGGGGTCAGGGTTGATATATTCggttgtttcaaaattctcATTGAATTGCCATTCATTGTTTCTACTATTTTTCAGCGACAGAGTCAGTTTGtgatattcttttctcAGTTGAGCATTGGAATCTTTAAgtcttttattatattcCATTAGCTGTAACTGTGACTCGACAATGGCTTCTAAACAATTAGTAATGAAAGCTAAATCATTCTTTCTAGAATCAGTGccattaaaattttcattatatgAGCctaattcttccaatttttgTCTTATACTCTTAATATCATCTTTGAGTgacaatttttcttttgttgtagattcaaattctttcttcaatttcttcaccGAACTATACAAATCCCTATTTTCATTGCTTACAAGTTCGAACTCCTTGGTTAGTTCGTCataatcttttttaatCGTTTTTACagctttcttcttttcagaAGTATAAGTTTCTAAATATTctactttcttcaaaagcttTTTATGTTCTTTATTCTTGGCTTTGGTGTCATTTACTAGTTTTGTAGTAATATCACACAGAGGGTATCTatgcaaattttttgttgttctttcattattcaataaatgaaaagCTTCGCTGAAATCTTCAAGTACTTTACTATCTTTTGCCAATAAAGCTCTGTCGTCTATGCATGTTAGTTTAGTACTAGCAGTCTCAGCCGTCGtagattttttaattgTCGGTTGCAATTGGTTTCCGTGTTCAGTTACCATGAGTTCAGTCTTATTAACTGGATTTTGATTGATATTCCTGACAGAATGCAATAAATTGCTCGTTTCTGGGTTAGTAATATGCAAATTGCCATGATTATTCTCTCGAGTCTgttcaatttccaaatatttaaaatctTGCAAAATTTCTGGGTTCAATATAGTGTTAAGAGATGATTTTGTGGGTTGATTTTTTTGGGTAAAGTCATttgattcatcatcaattggCGTTATGGGTGAAACGtgttcattattatcagTCTTAATGCCTGTATTCATATTGAATGAGTCGACACTTTTCAATCTtccaataaaattgaagctTGAATCATCAAGCATACTACTATTAGTACCATTCTCAATGTCTCTGGTATAGTCATCACCTAAATCCATTTTATCACTTAAAAACTTGAATTCGTTCTCAATGGCTTCCTCATTAtgtaatttatcaaattcctCTTTTGCTTGAGCTGTAGCTACAAGATTGATATCATCCAAAGATGGTTCATTGGATAATAACGATTTCTTATTATCTATTGATTCGGAACTTGAATCAAAGATTTTTGTCTTTCTCTTCCATGACCAACTTTTCCTCTTTGGCTTCGCATTACTCTCAAGACTAATAGGTGAGGAGTTTCTACTGAACTTGttaatgaattttcttAAGGAGGATGTCTTGGTGTCATTCATTTCACTTCTTTCATCAGACGATGTTACTTCATTATCACTTCTAACTATCAAACTATCTGGGGTCAAAGAACGCGCgctttcaattttaaaaccATCAGTAGCTTCCAACATAGCTTTCGAACCTTATAGCTGAGTAATtaattgaatatatttttcgatattattaaacaaatgctgtttatatattacgtatttttttttgtgtCATATGGTAGAAACTCTGTCGCAATGCGACAGAGAGAGATAAATGAGACGACAAGCAGTTCAAACGGTGGAGTTGTTGCTAACGCTGCTACTGTTTTGTCC
This window harbors:
- the SPO21 gene encoding Spo21p (similar to Saccharomyces cerevisiae SPO21 (YOL091W) and YSW1 (YBR148W); ancestral locus Anc_3.106), translating into MLEATDGFKIESARSLTPDSLIVRSDNEVTSSDERSEMNDTKTSSLRKFINKFSRNSSPISLESNAKPKRKSWSWKRKTKIFDSSSESIDNKKSLLSNEPSLDDINLVATAQAKEEFDKLHNEEAIENEFKFLSDKMDLGDDYTRDIENGTNSSMLDDSSFNFIGRLKSVDSFNMNTGIKTDNNEHVSPITPIDDESNDFTQKNQPTKSSLNTILNPEILQDFKYLEIEQTRENNHGNLHITNPETSNLLHSVRNINQNPVNKTELMVTEHGNQLQPTIKKSTTAETASTKLTCIDDRALLAKDSKVLEDFSEAFHLLNNERTTKNLHRYPLCDITTKLVNDTKAKNKEHKKLLKKVEYLETYTSEKKKAVKTIKKDYDELTKEFELVSNENRDLYSSVKKLKKEFESTTKEKLSLKDDIKSIRQKLEELGSYNENFNGTDSRKNDLAFITNCLEAIVESQLQLMEYNKRLKDSNAQLRKEYHKLTLSLKNSRNNEWQFNENFETTEYINPDPKKLAQYGEDVVLSDYKDTINYLKQTNKKLQDAYHNERLKVLDHRKEIQRLKYSVQLIDCYRSESLQFMSQLMCAFRDCVSEDTICDYDLYLKSLNSMHSLADIISANKLTIEAKLNTIEKQVSKFYQEIASPKFLDQVVASYASAVKTSSFLNEEVNELKRSLEEEHERNQFLSHSLNKAKRLITESHIHS